In the genome of Sebastes umbrosus isolate fSebUmb1 chromosome 14, fSebUmb1.pri, whole genome shotgun sequence, one region contains:
- the aimp2 gene encoding aminoacyl tRNA synthase complex-interacting multifunctional protein 2 isoform X2 has translation MPMYQNGEVDPAVKALEARQDEIMRKLYELKAAVEGLAKTVTTPDADLDLTVSSSFSSQSPSSTTFKSVSDLDTLLGKDLGALRDIVINANPAQPPLTLLVLHSVLCQRYRVLSTVHVHSSVSSVPPQLLSCLGPRHADSYARQMFQLGFTLIWKDVPKLQMKFSVQNMCPIEGEANVARFLFKLLSPYPGDPALSTLVDSWVDTAFFQLAEGSAKERAAVLRALNSSLGRSPWLAGPEFSLADIACYCCVLQSGSASSTPTNVQRWIKSCDNLGHFSPAKLFLK, from the exons ATGCCCATGTACCAG aATGGCGAGGTGGACCCAGCAGTCAAAGCTCTGGAGGCCCGGCAGGACGAGATCATGAGAAAACTGTACGAGCTGAAAGCGGCCGTGGAGGGCTTGGCCAAGACGGTGACGACCCCCGATGCCGACCTGGACCTGACAGtcagcagcagcttctcctcCCAAAGCCCCAGCTCCACCACCTTCAAGAGCGTCTCAGACCTGGACACACTACTGGGCAAG GACCTCGGTGCTCTCCGCGACATCGTCATAAACGCCAACCCGGCCCAGCCGCCCCTGACCCTGCTGGTGCTCCACAGCGTGCTGTGTCAGCGCTATCGGGTGCTCTCCACTGTCCACGTCCACTCCTCGGTGTCCAGCGTGCCGCCACAGCTCCTGTCCTGCCTCGGCCCACGCCACGCAGACAGCTACGCCCGCCAGATGTTCCAGCTGGGCTTTACTCTCATATGGAAAGATG TCCCCAAACTGCAGATGAAGTTCAGCGTCCAGAACATGTGTCCCATCGAGGGCGAGGCCAACGTGGCGCGCTTCCTCTTCAAGCTGCTGTCTCCCTACCCCGGCGACCCCGCTCTCTCCACACTGGTGGACAGCTGGGTGGACACGGCTTTCTTCCAGCTGGCGGAGGGTAGCGCCAAGGAGCGAGCCGCCGTCCTACGGGCCCTCAACTCCTCTCTGGGCCGCAGCCCTTGGCTAGCCGGGCCGGAGTTCTCCCTGGCCGACATCGCCTGCTATTGCTGCGTGCTGCAGAGCGGCTCGGCCTCCTCTACTCCAACTAACGTCCAGCGCTGGATCAAGTCCTGTGACAACCTGGGCCACTTCAGCCCTGCCAAGCTATTTCTGAAGTGA
- the LOC119502446 gene encoding uncharacterized protein LOC119502446: protein MSEMDVDHHESSGETKSAMHTWRYRHHFTYKADQGKNIIVQCNLCLPRVNLLSTSKTSTSNLKKHLDRTHLGCEARPDVKRGRKKEEHNGEESRHCQLKKLKAEIISKCMTQSKIDELIFNFIVEDCHSFYVLEQPGFRKLVSGLTEGLKSMDRVTLFTKVDQGFSRMREELMTKLSSIQYVCTTADIWTANNRSFFGMTCHWIDRHSLERKSAALGFARLQGRITHDTIAGRIHDIHVAFNIESKVQTTITDNGSPFMSVFKEFAVDSQESDDDIGFYENVSAVLEGEPEQDMLLFLPTVQRCASHTLELIVTEDFWQAVSQGPMCQLHYSTMAKVYALWSKCHHLQVGMDAAEEIGKMALVVPAVIRWNVEYCAVQKIVSLTERELTELCARLEVPRMQPEEMAFLKEYVTVFHPLAFALELFQAEQKCYLGLVIPTVLSLKNKLNEQKDAATYFADVIGAIVVAIDVRFQELFASTEAKIATATTPQFRLWWMAASDREEMCTLLATEASQMDPVNVTEANTSRNLSTIESEDDFFSYGSVKPTIQIQQRGVMEEIRKYVEGTGKSLECLQDFPRMKQLFLKYNTTLPSTAPVQRLFSQKGNLVTSQRNFLTDDYFERIQLLRYNINVCTLITE, encoded by the exons ATGTCCGAAATGGATGTTGATCACCACGAAAGCAGCGGCGAGACCAAGTCGGCCATGCACACTTGGCGTTATCGCCACCATTTCACGTACAAGGCAGATCAGGGGAAAAATATCATCGTCCAGTGTAATCTGTGTCTGCCGAGGGTCAACCTGCTCTCCACGTCTAAGACCTCCACATCTAACCTAAAGAAGCATTTAGAC AGAACACACCTGGGCTGTGAGGCCAGGCCAGAtgtgaagagagggaggaagaaagaggagcaCAACGGAGAGGAGAGCAGGCACTGCCAGCTCAAAAAACTTAAAGCGGAGATCATCTCCAAGTGCATGACCCAGTCGAAGATCGACGAGCTGATTTTCAACTTCATCGTGGAGGATTGCCATTCGTTTTACGTGCTGGAGCAGCCCGGCTTCAGGAAGCTGGTTTCAGGCTTAACTGAGGGGTTAAAGTCCATGGACAGGGTGACGTTGTTCACTAAGGTGGACCAGGGTTTCTCCAGGATGCGAGAGGAGCTGATGACGAAGCTCAGCAGCATCCAGTACGTGTGCACCACGGCTGACATCTGGACAGCCAACAACAGGAGCTTCTTCGGGATGACCTGTCACTGGATCGACAGGCACTCCCTGGAGAGGAAATCCGCCGCTCTGGGGTTTGCGCGGCTGCAGGGCAGAATCACGCACGACACCATCGCCGGGCGGATACACGACATCCACGTGGCGTTCAACATCGAGAGCAAAGTTCAGACCACGATCACCGACAACGGCAGCCCCTTCATGAGCGTGTTCAAAGAGTTCGCGGTGGACAGCCAGGAGAGCGACGACGACATCGGGTTCTACGAGAACGTGAGCGCCGTCCTGGAGGGCGAGCCGGAGCAGGACATGCTGCTGTTTCTACCCACGGTGCAGCGCTGTGCGTCACACACCCTGGAGCTGATCGTCACTGAGGACTTCTGGCAGGCCGTGTCGCAGGGGCCAATGTGCCAGCTACATTACAGCACCATGGCCAAAGTGTACGCCTTGTGGAGCAAGTGCCACCACCTCCAGGTCGGCATGGACGCGGCGGAGGAGATCGGGAAGATGGCCCTCGTGGTGCCCGCCGTCATACGCTGGAACGTGGAGTACTGCGCCGTGCAGAAGATCGTCTCCCTCACTGAGCGGGAGCTGACGGAGCTGTGCGCCCGCTTGGAGGTCCCACGCATGCAGCCGGAGGAGATGGCGTTCCTGAAGGAGTACGTGACCGTGTTCCACCCGCTCGCTTTTGCACTTGAACTTTTCCAAGCGGAGCAGAAGTGCTACCTGGGTCTGGTCATCCCGACCGTGCTCAGCCTCAAGAACAAGCTGAACGAGCAGAAAGACGCGGCGACTTACTTCGCCGACGTCATCGGCGCCATCGTGGTGGCCATCGACGTGCGGTTCCAGGAGCTGTTCGCCAGCACGGAGGCGAAGATCGCCACGGCGACGACACCTCAGTTTCGCTTGTGGTGGATGGCGGCCTCCGACAGGGAGGAGATGTGCACCCTGCTGGCTACGGAGGCGTCCCAGATGGATCCCGTCAACGTGACCGAAGCCAACACCAGCCGGAATCTGTCGACGATTGAATCCGAAGACGACTTCTTCAGCTACGGCTCGGTGAAGCCCACCATTCAGATCCAGCAACGgggagtgatggaggagatCCGTAAGTACGTGGAAGGAACGGGGAAGAGCCTAGAGTGCCTTCAGGACTTCCCCAGAATGAAGCAGCTTTTCCTCAAATACAACACTACGCTGCCGTCCACGGCGCCCGTCCAGCGTCTCTTCAGTCAGAAGGGCAACCTGGTCACCTCGCAGAGAAACTTTCTGACTGACGACTACTTCGAACGCATTCAGCTTTTGAGATACAACATCAACGTGTGTACTTTGATCACAGAGTGA
- the aimp2 gene encoding aminoacyl tRNA synthase complex-interacting multifunctional protein 2 isoform X1, whose product MPMYQVKPVSGISIKTDLPTCMYKLPNVHEQPGNSCTCEHAHQNGEVDPAVKALEARQDEIMRKLYELKAAVEGLAKTVTTPDADLDLTVSSSFSSQSPSSTTFKSVSDLDTLLGKDLGALRDIVINANPAQPPLTLLVLHSVLCQRYRVLSTVHVHSSVSSVPPQLLSCLGPRHADSYARQMFQLGFTLIWKDVPKLQMKFSVQNMCPIEGEANVARFLFKLLSPYPGDPALSTLVDSWVDTAFFQLAEGSAKERAAVLRALNSSLGRSPWLAGPEFSLADIACYCCVLQSGSASSTPTNVQRWIKSCDNLGHFSPAKLFLK is encoded by the exons ATGCCCATGTACCAGGTAAAACCCGTCAGCGGGATCAGCATAAAGACTGATTTACCAACCTGCATGTACAAGTTACCCAATGTCCACGAGCAGCCAGGAAACAGCTGCACCTGCGAACACGCGCACCAG aATGGCGAGGTGGACCCAGCAGTCAAAGCTCTGGAGGCCCGGCAGGACGAGATCATGAGAAAACTGTACGAGCTGAAAGCGGCCGTGGAGGGCTTGGCCAAGACGGTGACGACCCCCGATGCCGACCTGGACCTGACAGtcagcagcagcttctcctcCCAAAGCCCCAGCTCCACCACCTTCAAGAGCGTCTCAGACCTGGACACACTACTGGGCAAG GACCTCGGTGCTCTCCGCGACATCGTCATAAACGCCAACCCGGCCCAGCCGCCCCTGACCCTGCTGGTGCTCCACAGCGTGCTGTGTCAGCGCTATCGGGTGCTCTCCACTGTCCACGTCCACTCCTCGGTGTCCAGCGTGCCGCCACAGCTCCTGTCCTGCCTCGGCCCACGCCACGCAGACAGCTACGCCCGCCAGATGTTCCAGCTGGGCTTTACTCTCATATGGAAAGATG TCCCCAAACTGCAGATGAAGTTCAGCGTCCAGAACATGTGTCCCATCGAGGGCGAGGCCAACGTGGCGCGCTTCCTCTTCAAGCTGCTGTCTCCCTACCCCGGCGACCCCGCTCTCTCCACACTGGTGGACAGCTGGGTGGACACGGCTTTCTTCCAGCTGGCGGAGGGTAGCGCCAAGGAGCGAGCCGCCGTCCTACGGGCCCTCAACTCCTCTCTGGGCCGCAGCCCTTGGCTAGCCGGGCCGGAGTTCTCCCTGGCCGACATCGCCTGCTATTGCTGCGTGCTGCAGAGCGGCTCGGCCTCCTCTACTCCAACTAACGTCCAGCGCTGGATCAAGTCCTGTGACAACCTGGGCCACTTCAGCCCTGCCAAGCTATTTCTGAAGTGA
- the LOC119501527 gene encoding parvalbumin beta-like, with translation MESVLGAFTPESFLVFTRPQRNPKNKKMAFAGFLSDADIKAALAGCSAADSFSHKTFFKACGLASKSADEVKKAFAIIDQDNSAYIEEEELKLFLQNFAAGARALTDKETKAFLAAGDSDGDGKIGVDEFAALVKA, from the exons ATGGAGAGCGTGCTGGGGGCATTCACTCCTGAGTCCTTCTTGGTTTTCACTCGCCCTCAACGCAACCCAAAG AATAAAAAAATGGCCTTCGCTGGTTTCCTCAGTGATGCTGATATCAAAGCCGCCCTGGCTGGCTGCTCTG CTGCTGACTCCTTCAGCCACAAGACCTTCTTCAAGGCATGCGGCCTGGCCAGCAAGTCCGCCGATGAGGTGAAAAAGGCCTTCGCCATCATTGACCAGGACAACAGCGCCTAcattgaggaggaggagctcaa ACTGTTCCTGCAGAACTTCGCTGCTGGAGCCAGAGCTCTCACCGACAAGGAGACCAAGGCTTTCCTCGCCGCTGGAGACAGCGATGGTGATGGCAAGATTGGAGTCGATG AGTTCGCTGCACTTGTAAAGGCATAA
- the LOC119501528 gene encoding parvalbumin beta-like, with the protein MAFASVGLKDADIAAALDGCKDAGKFNHKTFFKTCGLSGKSADEVKKAFAIIDQDVSGFIEEEELKLFLQTFKAGARALSDAETKEFLKAGDSDGDGKIGADEWAAMVKQ; encoded by the exons ATGGCCTTCGCAAGTGTAGGACTGAAGGACGCTGACATCGCTGCAGCCCTGGACGGGTGCAAAG ATGCAGGCAAATTCAACCACAAGACCTTCTTCAAGACCTGCGGCCTGTCTGGCAAGTCCGCCGATGAGGTGAAGAAGGCCTTCGCCATCATTGACCAGGACGTCAGTGGTTTcattgaggaggaggagctgaa GCTGTTCCTGCAGACCTTCAAGGCAGGTGCACGCGCTCTGAGCGATGCAGAGACCAAGGAATTCCTTAAGGCCGGCGACTCCGACGGTGATGGCAAGATTGGCGCTGATG AGTGGGCTGCCATGGTTAAGCAGTAA
- the pvalb8 gene encoding parvalbumin 8, protein MSLSSILSADAIDSAIKDCQAPDSFCPKKFFQMCGLTKKSPMDVKKVFGILDNDGSGFVEEEELKFFLQRFSPGARVLTDKETKGFLCAADDDSDGRIGADEFQAMVLNN, encoded by the exons ATGTCGCTCTCATCTATCCTTTCCGCTGATGCCATCGACAGTGCTATCAAGGACTGCCAAG CACCAGACTCCTTCTGCCCCAAGAAGTTTTTCCAGATGTGCGgcctcaccaagaagagccccATGGATGTGAAGAAGGTTTTCGGCATCCTGGACAACGATGGCAGTGGTTTTGTTGAGGAGGAAGAGCTCAA GTTTTTCCTCCAGAGGTTTTCCCCTGGGGCTCGCGTTCTGACAGACAAGGAGACCAAGGGCTTCCTGTGCGCTGCTGATGACGACAGTGACGGCCGGATTGGAGCAGACG AGTTCCAGGCCATGGTCCTAAACAACTAG